One region of Erwinia tracheiphila genomic DNA includes:
- a CDS encoding tail fiber assembly protein, which produces MAEAQFNSDMIAVVAGDITVYNFDGSTREYRSSSVEYVAVGIGLPAHSCIDAPLDAKEGLVICRTSDFSAWEYVADHRGETAYSKETGQPVIISVLGDYPPDSTPEAPATPYDKWDGQKWVTDSVAKRKADIEYSGEQRQRLLSEVDDITSDWRVALMLGDISESDKTKLSAWMAYKSEVKAVDISTAPDVTWPVKPEAQAS; this is translated from the coding sequence ATGGCAGAAGCACAATTTAACAGCGATATGATCGCTGTCGTTGCCGGTGACATCACCGTTTATAACTTCGATGGTTCGACTCGTGAATATCGTTCATCATCTGTCGAGTATGTTGCCGTCGGTATCGGACTTCCGGCACATTCCTGTATTGATGCTCCTCTGGATGCAAAAGAGGGACTCGTTATCTGCAGAACATCTGATTTTTCAGCATGGGAGTATGTTGCCGATCATCGGGGTGAAACGGCCTACAGTAAGGAAACCGGACAACCAGTTATCATCAGTGTTCTGGGAGATTACCCCCCGGATTCAACCCCTGAAGCACCCGCGACACCCTACGATAAATGGGATGGACAAAAATGGGTTACCGACTCAGTAGCTAAGCGCAAGGCCGATATTGAGTACTCCGGAGAACAGCGGCAGCGGCTCCTTTCTGAGGTGGATGACATAACATCTGACTGGAGAGTGGCGTTGATGCTGGGTGATATCAGCGAGAGCGATAAAACTAAACTTTCAGCATGGATGGCTTATAAATCAGAAGTGAAAGCCGTCGATATTTCGACGGCTCCTGACGTCACATGGCCAGTTAAGCCGGAGGCACAGGCCAGCTGA
- a CDS encoding tail fiber assembly protein translates to MAKAELDNNLIATTDGDITVYNYDSETREYLSSSVEYLAVGVGVPANSCIDVPGEARAGYAICRTQDLTAWEYIPDHRGKTVYSIHSGAAVVVSDLGDYPADTTQLAPGTPYDIWNGTAWMTDSGKKHAADVEAAEQRKAALAEDARATISLWQTELQLGVIGDKDKASLINWLIYIRELQALDTNVAPDISWPVPPA, encoded by the coding sequence ATGGCGAAAGCAGAACTGGACAATAATCTTATTGCCACAACAGATGGAGACATCACCGTTTATAACTACGACAGTGAAACCCGGGAGTATTTATCGTCTTCTGTTGAGTATCTTGCTGTCGGTGTTGGCGTTCCGGCCAATTCCTGTATTGACGTGCCGGGTGAAGCCCGCGCGGGGTACGCCATCTGCCGAACTCAGGATTTAACCGCATGGGAGTATATACCTGACCATCGGGGGAAAACGGTATATAGCATCCACTCAGGCGCGGCTGTTGTGGTTTCCGACCTAGGCGATTATCCGGCAGATACCACTCAGCTGGCCCCCGGTACACCCTACGATATCTGGAATGGCACTGCATGGATGACAGATTCCGGTAAAAAACACGCTGCAGATGTTGAAGCGGCTGAACAAAGAAAAGCAGCACTGGCAGAGGACGCCAGGGCAACCATCAGTCTCTGGCAGACTGAGCTACAGCTGGGTGTCATCGGTGATAAAGATAAAGCCAGCCTGATTAACTGGCTGATTTATATCAGGGAGTTGCAGGCACTGGATACAAATGTGGCACCAGATATCAGCTGGCCTGTGCCTCCGGCTTAA
- a CDS encoding phage tail protein, whose product MCNRFSKNLGLGEGSALPVGVPIPWPSATPPTGWLKCNGAAFTAAQYPRLAQAYPSLKLPDLRGEFIRGWDDGRGVDSSRTLLSAQAYGIPRLTGTFQSYDMGGYEGASGVFSAEKFSNYIAATNGTEGTDIKVTLDSSKTIPATNDVRPRNVAFNYIVRAE is encoded by the coding sequence ATGTGTAACCGCTTTTCCAAAAACCTTGGTTTAGGGGAAGGCTCTGCGTTACCGGTTGGCGTGCCCATACCGTGGCCGTCAGCAACGCCACCTACGGGATGGCTCAAATGCAACGGAGCAGCGTTCACAGCAGCGCAGTACCCCAGACTGGCGCAGGCATATCCCTCACTCAAATTGCCTGATTTGCGCGGCGAGTTTATCCGTGGCTGGGATGACGGGCGGGGAGTTGACAGCAGCCGAACCCTGCTTAGTGCCCAGGCATATGGCATTCCCAGACTCACCGGCACGTTCCAGTCGTATGACATGGGAGGCTATGAAGGTGCATCTGGCGTATTCAGTGCAGAAAAATTCAGTAACTACATCGCCGCCACTAATGGAACTGAAGGTACAGATATCAAAGTTACGCTGGATTCATCAAAAACTATCCCAGCAACAAACGATGTCAGACCACGTAACGTGGCATTTAACTACATTGTGAGGGCTGAATGA
- a CDS encoding recombinase family protein → MAVIGYIRVSTIDQNSDLQRNALTSANCDRIFEDRMSGKVASRPGLKRALKCVNSGDTLVVWKLDRLGRSVKNLIALISELHERGAHFRSLTDSIDTSTAMGRFFFHVMSALAEMERELIVERTLAGLAAARAQGRIGGRPNALKPHEQEQIGRLLAKGHTRQQLAIIYGVGLSTLYRYFPVDGQREDRPVGL, encoded by the coding sequence ATGGCCGTCATTGGTTATATCCGTGTATCAACAATCGACCAGAACAGCGATTTACAGCGTAATGCACTTACAAGCGCAAACTGTGACCGCATTTTTGAAGACCGCATGAGCGGAAAAGTTGCCAGTCGCCCCGGTCTGAAACGCGCTTTAAAGTGCGTTAATAGCGGAGACACCCTGGTCGTGTGGAAACTGGACAGGCTGGGGCGCAGCGTTAAGAACCTGATCGCACTGATATCAGAGTTACATGAACGCGGTGCACACTTCCGCTCTTTAACAGACAGTATTGATACCAGCACCGCTATGGGGCGATTCTTTTTCCACGTGATGTCGGCACTGGCGGAGATGGAACGCGAGCTAATCGTCGAACGAACACTGGCCGGGCTGGCAGCGGCCAGAGCACAGGGACGCATAGGTGGAAGGCCCAACGCATTAAAGCCGCATGAGCAGGAACAGATTGGGCGGCTATTGGCTAAGGGGCATACTCGCCAGCAGTTGGCCATTATCTACGGTGTGGGGTTATCGACGCTTTATCGATATTTTCCGGTGGACGGTCAGAGAGAGGATCGCCCAGTGGGATTGTAA
- a CDS encoding IS4 family transposase, with translation MHLSRGASINAATPERARSLADLIPPELIQQALTLTDTVTLRKRKLSLESMIWLVVGMSIFCDHPMTEIVNLMDITDRTGAPFTARSAVIQRRKTLGENAVRELFDITQQHWNQQAAHPKWHGLNLFAVDGVVWRTADTPENRAVFSKHSSQYGEGGYPQVRMVCLMELSSHLIAASAFDSEKVSEMRLAEHLTEKTPNNSITLFDKGFYSMGLLHHWQTAGEHRHWLLPLKKHVQYQVVRRLGRGDELICLKTSPRARKQWPGVPEEMVARLLTRRVDGKERQVLTSLTDPNRYPGKDISELYRHRWETELGYREAKQGMLDSRWTLRSRLPELVRQELWGVLLAYNLVRYQMVQMAFHLKGDYLPYQLSFSGAISEIIRMLITLPWASPGKMPGELRTLYEQAKWLVLPGRRERSYPRELRVKSRKYPDKKVAGHLK, from the coding sequence GTGCATTTATCGCGCGGCGCATCAATCAATGCCGCCACTCCTGAGCGCGCCCGTAGTCTCGCCGACCTTATTCCTCCCGAGCTTATTCAGCAGGCGCTCACCCTGACCGATACCGTTACTTTGCGTAAACGTAAACTTTCCCTCGAATCCATGATTTGGCTTGTCGTTGGGATGTCCATTTTTTGCGATCATCCGATGACCGAAATCGTCAATCTGATGGATATTACTGACCGGACCGGAGCTCCTTTTACCGCACGCAGCGCTGTCATTCAGCGCCGTAAGACTCTGGGTGAAAATGCAGTGCGGGAGCTTTTTGATATCACACAGCAGCACTGGAATCAGCAGGCTGCACATCCAAAATGGCACGGTCTGAATCTGTTTGCTGTCGACGGCGTGGTCTGGCGTACCGCCGATACGCCGGAAAACAGAGCCGTCTTCAGTAAACACAGCAGCCAGTACGGCGAAGGCGGCTATCCTCAGGTGCGAATGGTTTGTCTGATGGAGCTGAGCAGCCATCTGATCGCCGCCAGTGCATTCGACAGTGAAAAAGTCAGTGAAATGCGGCTGGCTGAGCACCTGACGGAGAAAACCCCGAATAACAGTATCACCCTGTTCGATAAGGGATTTTATTCGATGGGTCTGCTTCATCACTGGCAGACAGCAGGAGAACACCGTCACTGGTTGTTGCCGTTGAAAAAACACGTACAGTATCAGGTGGTTCGCCGTTTGGGGCGTGGAGATGAACTGATATGCCTGAAAACCAGTCCACGAGCCAGGAAGCAATGGCCAGGGGTCCCGGAAGAAATGGTGGCAAGACTGCTGACCCGCAGGGTAGACGGTAAAGAGAGGCAGGTGCTGACGTCACTGACAGACCCGAATCGCTATCCGGGTAAAGATATCAGCGAGCTATATCGCCACCGCTGGGAAACAGAACTGGGCTACCGGGAAGCAAAGCAGGGTATGCTGGACAGCCGGTGGACATTACGCAGTCGCCTGCCGGAGCTGGTGAGACAGGAGCTATGGGGGGTACTGCTGGCTTATAACCTGGTGCGATATCAGATGGTGCAGATGGCGTTCCATCTGAAAGGAGATTACCTGCCTTACCAGCTGAGCTTCAGTGGAGCGATAAGCGAAATAATCCGGATGCTGATAACCCTGCCCTGGGCTTCGCCGGGAAAAATGCCGGGAGAACTGAGAACCCTGTATGAACAGGCGAAATGGCTTGTGTTACCGGGTAGAAGAGAGCGAAGTTACCCGAGAGAGTTGAGGGTAAAGAGCAGGAAATATCCGGATAAAAAGGTTGCTGGTCACCTTAAGTGA
- the tig gene encoding trigger factor: MQASVETTQGLGRRVTITVEKEVIENAVKSELVNVAKKVRIDGFRKGKVPVNVVAKRYGASVRQDVLGDLMQRNFVDTIIKEKINPAGAPSYVPGEYTPGNDFTYSVEFEVYPEVELRGLDAIEVEKPLVEVTDADVDTMLETLRKQQATWKETDRAAEAEDRATIDFTGSVDGEVFEGGKASDFVLVMGQGRMIPGFEDGVVGHKAGETFTIDVNFPDDYHAENLKGKAAKFDIVLKKVEERELPEFTEEFIKRFGVADGSVVGLRAEVRKNMERELKGAVRNRVKTQAIDGLVNANNIDVPAALIDSEIEVLKRQAAQRFGGNEKQALELPRELFAEQAKRRVVVGLLLGEVIRTHELKADESRVNALIEEMASAYEDPSEVVEFYSKNNELMNNMRNVALEEQAVEAVLEKAKVTEKATNFQELMNQAQNA, encoded by the coding sequence ATGCAAGCTTCAGTAGAAACAACTCAGGGCCTGGGCCGCCGCGTTACGATTACCGTCGAGAAAGAGGTTATCGAAAATGCAGTTAAAAGCGAGCTGGTCAACGTAGCGAAAAAAGTTCGTATTGACGGTTTCCGTAAAGGGAAAGTGCCAGTGAATGTTGTGGCAAAGCGTTACGGTGCTTCTGTCCGCCAGGATGTGCTGGGTGACCTGATGCAGCGTAACTTTGTTGACACGATCATTAAAGAAAAAATCAACCCGGCGGGTGCGCCTTCTTACGTGCCAGGCGAATATACACCAGGCAATGATTTCACTTACTCCGTTGAGTTTGAAGTTTACCCTGAAGTTGAACTGCGGGGGCTGGATGCCATTGAGGTTGAAAAACCATTGGTTGAAGTCACCGATGCTGACGTTGATACCATGCTGGAAACCCTGCGTAAGCAGCAGGCTACCTGGAAAGAAACTGATCGCGCGGCGGAAGCGGAAGATCGTGCCACCATCGATTTCACCGGGTCTGTTGATGGGGAAGTGTTCGAAGGTGGTAAAGCCTCTGATTTCGTTCTGGTGATGGGCCAGGGACGAATGATTCCAGGTTTTGAAGATGGTGTGGTCGGCCACAAAGCAGGTGAAACCTTCACCATTGACGTCAATTTCCCCGACGATTATCACGCTGAGAATCTTAAGGGTAAGGCCGCGAAGTTTGATATCGTGCTGAAAAAAGTTGAAGAGCGCGAGCTGCCAGAATTCACCGAAGAGTTCATTAAGCGTTTTGGTGTGGCAGATGGTTCCGTTGTCGGTCTTCGTGCAGAAGTGCGTAAAAACATGGAGCGCGAGTTGAAAGGTGCCGTTCGCAATCGTGTTAAGACACAGGCGATTGATGGCTTGGTTAATGCGAATAACATTGACGTGCCAGCTGCACTGATTGACAGCGAAATTGAGGTGCTTAAACGTCAGGCTGCACAGCGTTTTGGTGGCAATGAGAAACAGGCTCTGGAACTGCCTCGCGAACTGTTCGCAGAACAGGCGAAACGTCGTGTTGTTGTTGGTCTGTTGCTGGGTGAAGTTATTCGTACCCACGAGCTGAAAGCGGATGAAAGCCGCGTTAATGCCTTAATTGAAGAGATGGCATCCGCTTATGAAGACCCGTCAGAAGTGGTTGAGTTCTACAGCAAAAACAATGAGCTGATGAACAACATGCGCAATGTCGCGCTGGAAGAGCAGGCGGTGGAGGCCGTGCTGGAAAAAGCGAAAGTGACGGAAAAAGCAACAAACTTCCAGGAGTTGATGAACCAGGCTCAGAACGCCTGA
- the clpP gene encoding ATP-dependent Clp endopeptidase proteolytic subunit ClpP encodes MSYSGEQTAPHMALVPMVVEQTSRGERSYDIFSRLLKERIIFLTGQVEDHMANLIVAQMLFLEAENPEKDIHLYINSPGGVITAGMSIYDTMKFIKPDVSTICMGQACSMGAFLLTAGARGKRYCLPNSRVMIHQPLGGYQGQATDIEIHAREILKVKQRMNELMAEHTGKTLEEIERDTERDRFLSANEAVEYGLVDSILTHRT; translated from the coding sequence ATGTCATACAGTGGCGAACAAACGGCACCTCATATGGCCTTAGTGCCGATGGTGGTTGAACAGACCTCTCGTGGAGAGCGTTCTTACGACATTTTTTCTCGCCTGCTCAAAGAGCGCATCATCTTCCTGACAGGTCAGGTTGAAGATCATATGGCGAATCTGATCGTGGCGCAGATGCTTTTTCTGGAAGCAGAAAACCCTGAAAAAGACATCCATCTGTACATTAACTCGCCCGGTGGCGTCATTACGGCGGGCATGTCTATTTACGACACGATGAAGTTTATCAAACCTGATGTGAGTACCATTTGTATGGGGCAGGCCTGTTCGATGGGTGCCTTTCTGCTCACTGCGGGTGCCAGGGGTAAACGATATTGCCTGCCTAACTCTCGTGTCATGATCCACCAGCCGCTGGGCGGTTATCAGGGACAGGCAACGGATATTGAAATTCACGCGCGTGAGATCCTTAAGGTGAAACAGCGCATGAACGAGCTCATGGCTGAACACACGGGCAAAACTCTCGAAGAAATAGAGCGTGACACTGAACGTGACCGTTTCCTGTCCGCTAATGAAGCGGTAGAGTATGGACTTGTGGATTCAATTCTGACGCATCGCACCTGA